Proteins encoded together in one Pseudomonas sp. Seg1 window:
- a CDS encoding LysR family transcriptional regulator — translation MNLKFLETFVWVARLKSFRLTADKLFTTQASISSRIAVLEGELGVKLFLRDSRGVSLTPEGLKVLDYAEQMLDTMSALKQSIETLSSKVGRVRIGVMDTVIHTWLSPLVAQMTDLYPRVEIELVADTSLNLCDQLQKGFLDLILQTDLVRHESVRSLELASHPLGWIVASNSIYNREYADLAELAQERIITYSKNSRPHQDILALMQANGVLAPRLNCVNSVSAITRLLRDGFGIGVLPPVLVAEELARGELTLLAIDQRPPDLQVVVSWRVGVEWVEEIVTLCQQVLAGYAHKVGKDYITLTD, via the coding sequence ATGAACCTGAAGTTTCTCGAGACCTTTGTCTGGGTCGCCCGGCTGAAGAGTTTTCGCCTGACCGCCGACAAGCTGTTCACCACCCAGGCGTCGATTTCCAGCCGTATCGCGGTGCTCGAAGGTGAGCTGGGCGTGAAGCTGTTTTTGCGTGATTCTCGCGGGGTCAGCCTGACGCCCGAAGGCTTGAAAGTGCTGGACTATGCCGAGCAGATGCTCGACACCATGAGTGCGCTCAAGCAATCGATCGAAACCCTTTCAAGCAAGGTCGGTCGGGTGCGTATCGGGGTGATGGACACGGTGATCCACACTTGGCTGAGCCCGTTGGTGGCGCAGATGACCGATCTCTATCCGCGCGTGGAAATCGAGTTGGTGGCGGATACCTCGCTGAACCTCTGCGATCAGCTGCAAAAAGGCTTTCTCGATCTGATCCTGCAAACCGACCTGGTGCGCCATGAAAGCGTGCGCAGCCTGGAGCTGGCCAGCCATCCGCTGGGCTGGATTGTCGCCAGTAATTCGATCTACAACCGCGAGTACGCCGATCTGGCCGAACTGGCGCAGGAACGGATCATCACCTATTCGAAAAACTCCCGGCCGCATCAGGACATTCTGGCGTTGATGCAGGCAAATGGCGTGCTGGCGCCGCGCTTGAATTGTGTGAATTCGGTATCGGCGATTACGCGGTTGTTGCGTGATGGATTTGGTATTGGCGTGTTACCGCCCGTGCTGGTGGCGGAGGAATTGGCGCGGGGGGAACTGACATTGTTGGCCATTGATCAGCGGCCGCCGGACTTGCAAGTGGTGGTGTCGTGGCGAGTGGGGGTTGAGTGGGTCGAGGAGATTGTGACGTTGTGTCAGCAGGTGTTGGCGGGGTATGCGCACAAAGTGGGCAAGGACTACATCACCCTCACTGACTGA
- a CDS encoding MFS transporter → MSAPDTIDLPKAAARPGPFDWYRNINQQERRTFWSCKIGYGLDGMDTQMLSFVVPTLIAMWGITTGEAGLIHTSTLIASAIGGWVAGILSDRIGRVRTLQLTVLWFAFFTFLCGFAQNYEQLLIARTLMGFGFGGEWTAGAVLIGEVIRAKDRGKAVGMVQSGWALGWGLTAILYALLFSVLPPEDAWRALFILGIVPAIFVIFVRRLVKDPDIYREAKAAQTPQNPAKFYEIFAPGMLFTTFRASLLTTGALGGYYAITSWLPTFLKNERGLSVLGTGGYLAMVIVGSYVGYVISAYLTDLLGRKKNFVLFSVGSFTIVLLYTQMPVSNAVMLWLGFPLGFFASGIFSGMGAFLTELFPTRIRGSGQGFCYNIGRALAALFPLLIGLLSQKVPLSMGIGAFAAVSYGVVILAALSLPETRGKQLDAQ, encoded by the coding sequence ATGAGTGCTCCCGACACCATTGATTTACCCAAGGCAGCGGCGCGTCCGGGGCCGTTCGACTGGTACCGCAACATCAATCAACAGGAGCGCCGCACGTTCTGGAGCTGCAAGATCGGTTACGGTCTGGACGGCATGGACACGCAGATGCTCAGCTTCGTGGTGCCAACGCTGATTGCGATGTGGGGCATCACCACCGGTGAAGCCGGGCTGATCCACACCAGCACCTTGATCGCCTCGGCCATCGGCGGCTGGGTTGCCGGCATCCTTTCCGACCGCATCGGTCGCGTGCGCACCCTGCAACTGACCGTGTTGTGGTTTGCCTTCTTCACCTTCCTCTGCGGCTTCGCCCAGAACTACGAACAATTGTTGATCGCCCGCACCCTGATGGGCTTCGGTTTCGGTGGCGAATGGACCGCCGGTGCGGTGCTGATCGGTGAAGTGATCCGCGCCAAGGATCGCGGCAAAGCGGTGGGCATGGTGCAATCCGGTTGGGCTTTGGGTTGGGGGCTGACGGCGATTCTGTATGCGCTGTTGTTCTCGGTACTACCGCCGGAAGACGCCTGGCGCGCGCTGTTCATTCTCGGCATCGTCCCGGCGATTTTCGTGATTTTTGTCCGTCGACTGGTGAAAGATCCGGATATTTACCGCGAAGCCAAGGCTGCACAAACACCCCAGAACCCGGCGAAGTTCTACGAGATTTTTGCCCCCGGCATGCTCTTCACCACATTCCGTGCCTCGCTGCTGACCACCGGTGCGCTGGGTGGTTACTACGCAATCACCTCGTGGCTGCCGACCTTCCTGAAAAATGAACGCGGCTTGAGCGTGCTCGGCACCGGCGGCTATCTGGCCATGGTGATCGTCGGTTCCTACGTCGGGTATGTGATCAGCGCCTATCTGACCGATCTGCTGGGGCGCAAAAAGAACTTCGTCCTGTTCTCGGTGGGCTCGTTCACCATCGTTCTGCTGTACACGCAAATGCCGGTCAGCAACGCTGTGATGTTATGGCTGGGCTTTCCGTTGGGCTTTTTTGCTTCAGGGATCTTCAGCGGCATGGGCGCGTTTCTCACCGAGCTGTTTCCAACGCGGATTCGTGGTTCCGGGCAAGGCTTCTGCTACAACATCGGTCGTGCGCTGGCCGCATTGTTTCCGCTGCTGATCGGTTTGCTCAGCCAGAAAGTGCCATTGAGCATGGGCATCGGTGCGTTCGCTGCAGTGTCCTACGGCGTGGTGATTCTCGCGGCCTTGAGCCTGCCGGAGACTCGCGGCAAGCAACTCGATGCACAGTAA